AGTAAGTGGATCCAAATTACTTAACGAAGAAGATACATACTTGCCCGGATCTTTTTCCGATTCTCTAAGAGCCGCAAAAAAATCTCCTTTATTATCCTTTATTGCTTCTGCCATAGATAAGGCACCGACTATACCACCACCGAATACACCTTGGCGTCCTTGGTTAGATAATTCTTCAGCTAATGAAAGTCTTCTGCCTGGGTCCATACTCCCGTTTTCACGACCTATTCCAGCGGCAAATTTAGTAAAATTCTCTGTGTCTCCCGAATATCCTCTTCCTCTCAAATTCTCTGATATCTGAGCCAGTCTAGAAATGTACTCAGATTGCCTTAAATTGGTGAATCCAGTAGCGTGCGCTCCTCCTCTCAAGTATCCAATATCTAAATTTTTATTTTCCTTTCGAATCGTTTCAAGCTGACTTACAATTTCTGTAAGGCTTTTTCCTTGCGAAGCAGAAAACCTCATAGTCTCATCGTCTGTAAGATTTCCTTTTCCAAATATTCTTTCACCGGTAATTCTACCACGTGCAAGGTTAGATTGTGCGACTTCTGCATTCGCAAACAGCCCCCCTCCCCCTCCGACATATTGTCCCGTTGCACCAAATGTTGAAGCTTGGCTCTGCATAGCTGCCGTATATTGTTCACCTACAGCCGATACTATTTTTGCAATTCCACCTGCAATAGCGATACCAGCACCGATATAAGGTAACGCCTGACCAATGGTGCTTAATCGATCTCCTTGTCCACCTCCCCCACCTTGATTTCCAGGATTGTTTGAACCTGAACCACCGCCAAAATTTCCGAGTCCAGATCCAATTTTATCAAAATGAGCATTTTGGATTTTTATTTCTGCTTTTTCTATTTTACCAGCTGAACTATTCCCTTTTCCAAACGTGTTAAATCCAGATTCGAAGTTTCTTTCCGTAGAGTCCGTATCGCTAATATCACTCCCATTTTTCTTTTTATTTCTGAATTTATCCCTTATCTCTTTATATGCGGCGAGTTTTCTTTCTATTACACCTGCAAATCCGCCACTTTGAGTCTCATCTAAGTCAGAACTAACGGCTAAAGTATTTGATCCAGCGTGAGAGCCCGAAGAATAATAAGAGCTAAGAGAATCCTTCTTTTTCTTTGCAGATTGTGACTTTTCTTTTGGAGTTCGAATTTTAACATCTATACCTTTCCTTCCACGTTTGGAAATTCGTTCAAAAGCCTTGTCGAAATTATTTAAGTCGGGATTGACTTTCGCTTTTATTTCGATGGAATCATTCATACTCTTTTAATTCTTCTTCTATCTTTCGAAGGATTGCTTTTCGTTTACTTTCACCTTCATTCATTAACATTTGCGCGGAAAACCCTCCGTGCGCTGCCAGGGTAGTTGCCAAGGTAGGGCTTATATCCGCGAGGAATTCGTCCGCTTTCATTTTTTGAACTTGCTTCTTCGTGAGTAGAAGGTTGATCTTTCGTTTGTACCTCTGGAAATCCACTTTCGCTGTCGCTTCTAGGAGGAATATCTTCTGAGCGAAAAATAGATTCCCCTTCTGCATTTCTTCCGGGTAAATCCCGAACTCCTTCATAAGGAATAGATCTAGAATTGTCTCTGGATCCCCGAGAGCGCTTAGGGTGGTTATTTTTTTTTAACTCAGCTTGGAAGGCCCGGTCTTGCTTATCATAGTCGTTAAAGAGTTCGATTACGAAATTCTGATCGTCTATATCTTCAAACGTTCGAATTTCGGGGAAGTCATCCGATTCCGGTAAGGCTTTCACTACTTGGTCTAACGTTTGGATTGCAAATATATATCCAAGTGTCGAGGATGGGATCGATTCCAGAGCGACTCCACCAAGTCTTCGACCAACTGCTAAATCAATGTCTATACGAACCTTGGGAGTAGCTATTTCTGCATCGAAAGTTAAAGTTTTTCCTTCAAATTTTGCGTTAAGAAGTATTTTTCGATTAGGTGATAAAATTTTCATTTATCACCTCTTAGTTGTAAGCTTCTAACGGTTCGAAATCTAGTAGCTCAAATTCTACACTTCTACCAGAGAATTCGTTGTTACTTAAATTGAAGCCATCCGATTGAACAGCACCGACTAAGAGTCCAACCCTTCGGCCAGTCGATTTGTCTATTATAAGAATGTCATAAAGATCGTCTGCCCGAGAGTCATCGTTTGAATTAATACTTACAACGCCTTCTTGTGCAGACCTTAGAATGTGAAATTCAGCAGAAGCCGAGCCTTGCCAATCTAATGATTTTAGACCTCTCGGTTTTCTATATCCTATTGCTTGGATACGTTCAACATGGTTGTTAATCGTTACTTGCAGGCTTTTCATAAAGCCCACTGCGATTCCATTTAGTTTTACTATTGCGTCGTTTCCGGTTAAAATGTCCGGATTTGGTCGTTGACTGACTGCCATTCCCCATTTTCAGGGAAAATTAAAAATCGGTGATATTATCTCACTGGGAACCTGAGTTAGTACCCCGAACTACATCAAGGGAAAGAAGGAAGAATAAGAAATTCAAAGGACTAACCATTGTTCCATCTGAAAAAATAAAATAGCGAACATCTCCATCCGATCGCATTGCAATGTTCTCGTCGAACGCAGGAGTCCCAGTATAAATGTTTCGGGTAAGCCAACCTCTATCCACTGTATAAACAAATTTGAATCTTTGAACTAATGCAGTTTTTAAATCCGCATCAGTTAGATTTGTACCAAGAGCGGACGGGTCCGTGGGGACTTCTCCGGTAAAAGTCGAGTCTAACCATTCTCGTAAATCTTTTACGATAGCAAGAGCTGTACAGACTGTGGAAGTTTGATTAAGAATTAAATTCTCTGCTTGGTAAGAAGTTAAAGCAAATTCAATCTTAAAGGGACCATTATTTGGTTTTCGGGTAACTATTAGAGCACCGGCTCGAATCACTTTGTTAATTTGCGTTTTTGTAAGTTTCTCCGGAGCATCGATAATATTTAGGTCTTTATTTGTCGGTGTTTCCCGAACATTCGCAGCTGCTTTGATCGCGTTGTGGATTACTGCGATCATCCAACCAGAATATGTTTTATTTGTAATTCTGTCCGCCATTCTGGTAGTCACCGGTGAGAACCCCAGAGTTAAAAATTCAGAATTTGTATTCTTTATATCTTCTATTCTATCATCAATAGATTTCGTTGTATCTAATCCGCAACCGCCAAACCTTTCATCTGATCCATCCGGAGAATTGGATTTTGCAAGTTTATCCGCTAAGTATAATCTCACAGGCTCTAAATCCGTACAGACATTCACATAAAATCCTTTTGCGACCTCTGTATCAAAAACCAAATCCAACGCATCTAACCAGTTCGTAAGACTAGGTATTCCTGTAATGCCCCCGGATAGATATTTGTAATTCGGCATATCTGCTATGGGCTTTCTTACTATTCCCGCTTGTATCTCTGCTAGTCCTTGGCCTTTGAAATATTTTTCTTGCTGAGTTAAGAGAGAATTTAGTATTTTTGAATTCCCTTTAATATCAAATGAATCAGTAGCCAAAATATGATCTAAGGTTTCTGTCTTTCTATCTGGTTGAGAAAGAATTTTGCAAGAGAATCCACCTTTCGAATTTATATACTCCGACAGCGAAAAAAGTGTCGGATAGTCTTTAATATTTGCGGTGATACTCGAAGATCCATCCGTAGAAGCACCTGTTCCTGTGGGTAGAGTAATAGAAAACATTATACCATCAAATAGAACTATCGCACTCGTAGCATCTCCCGAGTATTCTATCTCTATCTCTTGTGGTTCTAAAGTCGGAGATATTTGTATATTTTTAGCATCCCCGATCTGGATAATTCGTCCACTACTTGAAACACGAAACCGAATTTGATTTCCAAGTGGCCCAGGTATTACTGCAGTGACTTTATGAACCAACGGTTTCCACCTCTACTTCAGCGGCCACGTTTGGATTTACACAAAGAACTTTTATTAGAATAGGACCGGATACAAATCTTGAATCCCTAGATGGTGAAAAGGCATTCTCTATCGCATCTGCTAAATCACCTGAAGCAAGAATAGATCTGGATTCTTCTGTACTTCCAAACTCCATTATTCTTTTGGCATATTCTATGTTGGTATTATTCGCATTGAATCCATTATCTGATTGTCCAATGAGTATCAATGTATTCAAGTCAGGTGAAATTCCGCTAGGGGGCGCTGCCGTTCTAAATGCTCCCCGCGCACCTGGACGGATATATCCACGACCTAAAAACTCTACGTCTCTAGTTCCCATGGATCGAACTCCAAGCTTTTTCGGGGTCTTTTAGTTCTTTGAGTTTGCGGTAGAAGAATTCGCGGAACCTTGGAGATATTAACTTTCCAAGAGTTTTTTCTTTCTCTAAAAGAAACTCTTCTGGATTAATTTGTTTTTTACCTACTACGGAAAGAGGCTTTCGATCTTCCTGAACGTTTTGTTTTTTATCTATGAGTGATGTTTCTTTTTCCATTAGGAATAATCCGCTAGTCCGAAGTTGCCTTCGAATCTAGTTTTACTTCCTTTTAAATGAACATCGAAACCTTTAATATCGGGAAATAGGTATGAGGGTTTAGTACGAAAAATCGAACGGATCTGAAGTATTCGAACTGAAATTTCAAAACCCCATAATGGCTCTGGGAAATCCTGTGTATTAAGATTCGGTTCTGCCGAATCCGGCAAAAGTACACGACTTCCCGGATACAAAATAGGAAGATCGTTCTCCATTAAAAGAATTAGAGAATGTACTGTTTCAAATAGCCATTGAGCAGTTTTACGTCCCGCATGACCGGACGCAAATCCTACAATTGCAATCTCTGATTCGACGTGATGGGAAAATTCCTGTAAATACGATTCTCGGGCGAATCGGTCGATTAATGATTTTGGTGCTGCACGCTTCGAATCTTCTCTTTTTGATATTTCGTTTAAGTATCCGCTAAATTCTTCTGAATTTTTAAAGTGTCTTTCATTCAATCCTAACGATTGAGTAGGGATGTCTCTAACCCATTCCACACCAATCTTTGGAAATTGAGAGTTAGTTCCGCTTTGAGAAATTCCTTCTGTAAAAAGCGGATGACCGTGAATTATTGGAGCATCAATTTTCCGATCTATAAGACCAGTTAGTGGCAGAGTTTGTGAAAGATATTCGACAACTGCATCTTCGGGTGGAACTGAATAAGTGACAAGAATTGCACCTTTATCCCGGCCATCCCGTCTTCTACTTTCCTCGTCCCGAAGATCTATTTCCATCTCTTCGTTTTAAGATAAATGAAAATTCACTTTATCGGTTATTTTTCTTTTTAAGTAATTCCAAGATTAAATCTTTCATATCAGAGGCTACGGCCTGCTTTAAAGTTTTTGAATTTAAAGCTTTTTCAACATCCTTTTTAACTCCTTCTTGAATGCGTTGCGCTGGAATTTGCGGATAGTAAAAACCTCTAGATCTTTCAGAGACCGTTACGAATTTCATAAAGTTTCGCTGAACTTTTCCATTTTTATATTTTTGCTCTATTGCGAAAACGTTACCCCTTCCGGTCATGCCAGGATCTTTCCTATACTTATATTTATTCCGAGATACCAACTTTCCTTTTGTATTTTCTTCTTTATAAGATCCGGTTTTTATAATTACTGAATTGATTTCATTTTTCATCGGTCCGATTCCTGAACCATCTTCATTATTACTTAACGGAATTACAACGTATGGTCCTCTCTTCCCAACTCTCGCCTTTGAGCCACTAAGTAAAGCCGCCTTCATATTAAAACGTGCTCGGCCTTTTTCGATTATTTTCATATAATTGTATGTGCCTTTGTTCGGGTGATATACTTGAAATCCTCCTGGTATTTTACGCAGTAATATCCCTCCACCTCCTCCAGTAGATTTAGAAATAGCTTGCCTTCCCCACCAGGCGGGACGAGCCGATAATGTATTATGGGTCCAAGATTTTTGTGCGAGATTTGCGATCTGCTTTAATACAGATTTAACTCTAGGAAATTTCCCTTGTTCAAAGAGTGTTTCGTAATTCATAAAAAAGCCGAAATTATTCCCGGCTAATTTTAATTATCTCTTTACTGGTACGTTTTTAAATACTCTGAATTTTTCAGGAGCCAATATTTGTAAAACTCCATAATGTTCTATAATACCTTGACGTAACCTAAGTCTACCACCTGCCCCGTATGGAAAAAGTGATTTAGTAAATCCTAATAATTCGGATAGGATAAACGTTCTACTTTCATCAGTTGCAGATTGGGAATTAAAATCTCCTAGAACCATAATGGTTGTTCCCGGAAGATCAAAATTCAAATCTTGAAAAACTGTAGTTGGTCCAGAAGTGTTTCGTACAATCTCGACCATATATCGGATGATTCCACTTCCGGGTGTTGTTTCTCTAAAAACGGCAAACCTAGTAGTTGGTGGCCCTGAGTTTCCAGGAGTGAGTGTTATCTCGACGCCTCCACCAGTATTTACTGTTTCTGTTTCAATTGGGGAAGCTGCTGACCAGTGACGTAAATTTCCAGCACAAGCGCGATACTTGTATTCACCTGAATAACTAACATCAAACTTTGAGCCAGTAATCGATGGTATTGCAGCAAGAGCGATCGCAGGGGTCTCAGGAGAATCGGTATCGGAAGTCGGTCCTTCAACTAAATTACCATTCGAATCTAATCGTTTTGGAACCTCCCAGTCGTGACGATCCAACCAGATATCGTCCTCTAGCGTAATCATATTGTTTGCGCCATTGGAGTCCCAAATATGAGGAACTATATTTCCAAGACCTACCGAGTTCGGTCCCTGATTGTTGTTTTGAAGTACTTTTGCCTGACCTGCAAAATCGTAAATTTGGTCATACAAAGCTTTGGTTGTGTTGTGCATCCAAAGCTGATTTGCAAGTCCGAAATACTTGGTCCTTATCTTCGAAGTGTATTCTTTGATTTCGTCTGCACTTGGTAACTGTCCTCGGGCATCCTTTACAAAGTCAGAACCCAAATTCGAAATCTTCGTTGCGAATCCATCTTGGTTAAACTTGTTTATAGATTTGCTGCCAAACCAGTACGAACGCATCATGTTCTCCATTCCGCGTCTTAGTGCTGAGTTTGATTGTATGATCTCCGGATCTTGAACGTTTGCGACGGTATCTACTACTTTGTTAAACGCAAAGCCCTCTGCGACGTAATTGACTTCGTCATATAATCTTTGAATTTCAGAGTCTCTAAAACTTGGTTCGTCGGACTGCCCGATATAGGAAGTGTTATACCATCCTCCGCCATGAGATCGATTCTTGTTATATTCCGCTAAGACTTGATTTATTTGCCGCTTAGGAGTGTTTTTTAAAAACCTAAAGTCTCGATCCGTGGACACGATCGCAACGAACGTCTTGTCCAAAGATTGCATTGATAACGTTGAGCCACTAGATCCGACCTCTACAAACGGTGAGGCCCCATTCTGGGAGGTGTTCGCTTCAAACGCTTTACGTATCTCTAATAGTTGATCTAAAGTATGAGGACCGTTCATTAAACGTGTACCTCATTACTTTCTTTTGCATACGCGAGAGCCCGATTGGACAATCGACCTGTCGTTTCAAAATAGCTAATGTCCTCAATCTGACATTTTCCAATCTCAATCCCTTTGAGTATTAAGTTCCCGAACTTCTCTCTTTCGTTTCCAGGGATAATACCATCCGACTTCGCGACTTGAATTTGATTAGTTTGTGTTACTGGGGTTTTTGTGTTAGCTGGCTTGCTTGATATCTCCGTTAATTGACTTTTTAATTTTTGTATTTCTCGATTAAGACCGGATTGTTTGTCAACCTGGTCCATGACAAATTCAAGGCTTTCCGCAAGAACGGAAATATCGGATTTTAAGGCTAGTACTAATGACTCAACTTTTTGAAGAAATTGAAATCCAGCTATCTCTACATCAGTGTTTTGTCTTCCTTCTTCTTTTGTTTCTCCCGGTAGTTCAGATTTCGAAACTTTTGATTCTAGATTTTGATCTTCAGATGGAGTTTCAAAGTAAGCGCTTATAACTTCTTCTGCAAACGCTTGAGCGTCCGGCTCTGAAACACCTTTCGAAACCGCCCAATCTTTGATTTTGTCTGTTTCAGGCGAAACACTTCCATCGTCTAGAAGCTCCGTTACTTCACTTGCTAATGAGGGTAAATCAGGGGAACCTCCTTGTTGTTCGCTTTTGGAAATTGCGTTATCTTTACTGGCTGCTTTCTTTGAATTTCTAGCTTTCAGCCGTTCTATAGCGTCTTTGAACACATTATCCTCCGTTTAAGTTAAGGAAGATCGTGTCCGAAAGGTTTTCTAAATCGCTGCCATCAAAGCCGTAAGTATCGCGGAGATGACTTCTGATAACGGAAGTACGAAGATCCATACTTCCAGTTTTAACTAATAACTGAACATCGGTGAGAATTTGGTTTAGGGTTTGATCCTGAAATGTAGGAACAGAATAGATAAGGCGTGATAACCCTAAAATTTTTCGTTCTAGCGCATTAACCTTAGAATCTTCGTTCTCTTGCTTTTCTCTTTGTTCTTCAAATGTACAATCTAAGTAAGAGTCTTCTGAAATGGATTTGTGCAAATCCTTGAGCATTACTGCTCCTTTAAGTAATTGAACAGAAGTATCCGGATTGATTACTTCTTGTAGAGGTGCTAGTGCACACTTTCTAAGTTGAATTTTCTTGATTTTATTTTTCTGGACGTCGTTTGGACTCGCGAATCCAGACACAGAAGCTCCCCAACCGTTAAACCCTGCTTGTAATCCTTTTCGAATCTCTTCTACAAAGGAATTACCAGGGAACAAACGACCGATTATATATAAGCCTTCTTCTTTGATTCCCAAGGAGGATGGGAAATCTTCCTTCGTCCCTATTTCTTCGGGTGATCCAATAATGGCGGCTGATTTTGCTTTTTGGAGCTCTACAAGTTCTACGGCGGAAGGTTTCTTCTCTCGTATTTCTTTATCTATAAGATCTGTTAAGTGATTATAGTCTAGATAACCTTGCGCTTTAAACCTGGAGCGCATTTCCGGATCATCATAGGCCGATTTTAGAATGATTTCGCCCTGTCTGTCTTCCTTTTCCGAAGAAGCACGAATAAGGATTCTAATCGCTCCGGTTCTTTCTTCCGGCGTTGCTTTTAATATATGAAAGGGATGGAAAAAAAGCTTATCGCTCATCCCTCCTTATATGATAAGAAGATAAATCGATTTTGATTAATATGAATTTTTGTTTAGGGTTCAGCAATAACAGCAACAACCTTCAAAGATCCCGCTGTGGATCCACCTGGATTCCAATAGATTCGTCCTTGCGAGATTAATTCAATTTGATCTAATATGAGTTGAGAATATATTCCAAGTTCAGTTAAGTCCGAAGTTTCATTTTCTATGTATTTTGTAGAATTGATTGTATCTCCAACAGTTATGGCAGGACTTCCATCGAATGTTGAAAGGATCTGAATGAATATAAAAAGAACTCTTGTCCCTACTGGTAAAATTTCACCGAGATTGTATGTACCGCTTGGAGTTGAAAAATCGATTTGAGCATCTATGTATCGAACGTTCTTCACTTCTAATTCCGAGATTATTTCATCGTCAGTAAATGGGCCAAGGAAGGAAGGCATAATTACTTATTGAAATATTCTAGAAAATTCAGACATCGGAGATTCTTATTAAGCTACTTTCACAATATCTCTATTTCTTTTTTTATTAAATACGATACTGGAAATGTCGGATTTTAAATATTCTTTATTCTCTTCGAAAAATTGTTCAACTAAAGGACGAACTTTTGTTTTGAAGTACGACCATTCGGGATTATACTTCTCATCGAATTCTTCATTTTTGTATTTACTTTCGTAAAAATACATTTCAAATGCTCGTGCAAAGCATTCGCAAGACCTTGAATAGTATTCTGAAGATCTTTTATCTCGCATTCCTTTCCGGAATATTGAAGCAATATTGTTTTCTAAGCTTCCAAGTTTTTCCGAAGCAAAAGATTGATTCCTTTGCCTCCCTAAATAAAAATCCATAAAATGGGCATATTCATGCGATAAAGTTAATCCACCAAAAAAGACATCGCCTTTAAAAGAAACTCCAATTGCCTTATAAGAAGGATAGAATAAACCAGGGTAAGAACTTGCGTGCATCAAAACATGACCGGAATGGGAAATTTTTAGACCGAATTTCCGGGTCATTTCTGAACGATCCCCGAAAATTTCAAATACATCCGATAAAGCTTGCCTAACCTGATTTATTTCTGGAAGAGTTATATTATCGCCATTCTGCCTTTTGACTAAAACTCCAAAATCTTTAAGTAAATCTTGAACAACACCGGAGTCTCCGTAAGAAGTATCACGACCTTTAATATAAGTAGATTGTTCAATTCGATCATTCGTTCTTCTTTTTACATCAACCGATTTATATCCCAAAGTCTCTCGCAAATCATTATAATAGTCCCATATTTTTTTGTTCTTCTCTGTATCATACTTTGAGACTCGATTCCCGAATAAATGATACGAAATCAAATTGTACTGCTCTGACGACATTCGATTTGAAGAAAGTTCCTTTAAGATTATTCGTTTTTTCAATCCTAATTCTTCGTTTTTCTTTTTTAATTGAGCTTTCAAAAGATTTCTATAGTAATTTTCTGTCGCGACCAAGGAATCCACATTCATTAAAACATAATGGGGCTCTCCTTTTCCTATATATCTCCCATTCTCAAAATTACCTTTGGATATGGCTAATTGAACTAAAAAATTATCCTCGTCTACTTTTATTTTTGGAAATGAATATTTATAAAGTTCGAATTCCTTTAAGTTTACACTGGGAATATATGTTGGTCTTTCTCTCTCTAAAATTGTCTTTTCATTATAGAATATTACTTTTTCATTCGGAGCCAATGTATAATCCTGAATGACTCGTTTTTCTATATTATCATTGATTATTACCCAGTGATTTATTGTTCCCGGAATAAAATTAACTTTTTCCGTTTCTATTTCCCTTGTTGCTTCTTCTTCGGTCTTGCTAGTTCCATTGATAGACTTTCTGACTTGTGAGCGATTTTCCGGTGTAACTGATTCTATCTTTTTTTCGATTCCAATCTGGTCGAGGATTGGTGGGATTTTCACTGATTCTGATGATACTGTTTTTCCATTCGATAGTTCATAAAAAAGTTCACCATCGATAAGTTTCGAATTCGAAACTATAGTTTCTTGATTCTCTTCGTTTACAGTGACTTTTGTTCCATTAGGTAAGGCAGATATTAAAAGACTATTATCCGCGATTTTTTGTCTGGCTAACTCTTCCTTTGCCGCCAAAACTTCTTCGGTAACTGGATTTTTTATTTCTTTTGAAATAAGTTCGGTATCCACGATTGAGTTTTCGACATTGTGAGTCCCTTCCGAGTTCTTATTTCCTTTCATTGCGTCGGATAAAGCCTGCGAGATTAGTGGTTTGTCAATTACAACCATCCTTGTCCGAACAGAAGTTTGCCGAAATGAATCCTTTCCAGAGAATGAATTTTCGGGTAACTGTTCACTCATTCCATCCTTTTCGGAAATCCAGTCTCGAAATGATCTAGCCTTCGAATCGGATCTGTAGAAAGGACCTTCCGAAACAATTGCTACAAGGCGTCCTCCTGGATTTAAAAGATCATAGGCGTGCCTTATATGTTCAATGTCTTGCCCGTTCTCAAAGGGAGGATTCATTACGATTCGATCATACATTTTGTCCTTAAATTCTAGGAAATTCGATCCAACCAAATTGTGGTTTTTCTCTCTTAGAATATCCCTTAAGCTAGAATTCATTTCGATAGTATCTGGATCGATTCCTTTCGATTCTTTAATTTGATCCGCCAAATCCCCTTTTCCGGCGGAGGGTTCCAGAACTGACATACCAGGCTCTATATTTGCTTCTTCTATAACCTGTTCACCTAAGGAACGAGGTGTTGGGAAAAATCCTGGAATTTTTCTTCCTATCAATTCCCGTTCTAGTTCTCTTATCTTTTGTTTTTTTTCCTTTTCTGGATTTTCCCCTTTTTGATTAATTAAGTCGGTTAGGAATTTTCCAGCCTTCTCTACTTCGTTTACTGAACGGAATCCTAGTCTAAGGAGATTATATGCGTTTTCGTTATAGACCATGTAGGTCTTGCCTTTAAAATAGACTTCATACTCTTTTCCGTCTATCTTGACACGGTTTTTTGTTTTGGGTGT
This region of Leptospira andrefontaineae genomic DNA includes:
- a CDS encoding capsid protein, whose amino-acid sequence is MNGPHTLDQLLEIRKAFEANTSQNGASPFVEVGSSGSTLSMQSLDKTFVAIVSTDRDFRFLKNTPKRQINQVLAEYNKNRSHGGGWYNTSYIGQSDEPSFRDSEIQRLYDEVNYVAEGFAFNKVVDTVANVQDPEIIQSNSALRRGMENMMRSYWFGSKSINKFNQDGFATKISNLGSDFVKDARGQLPSADEIKEYTSKIRTKYFGLANQLWMHNTTKALYDQIYDFAGQAKVLQNNNQGPNSVGLGNIVPHIWDSNGANNMITLEDDIWLDRHDWEVPKRLDSNGNLVEGPTSDTDSPETPAIALAAIPSITGSKFDVSYSGEYKYRACAGNLRHWSAASPIETETVNTGGGVEITLTPGNSGPPTTRFAVFRETTPGSGIIRYMVEIVRNTSGPTTVFQDLNFDLPGTTIMVLGDFNSQSATDESRTFILSELLGFTKSLFPYGAGGRLRLRQGIIEHYGVLQILAPEKFRVFKNVPVKR
- a CDS encoding class I SAM-dependent methyltransferase, whose protein sequence is MILNGSTGPDKKEGKPQNSDSLSQAMLGNQNAAGSRGGLKDQIRNSVKDSKSAILKSNNLSEVVNEILNAPLSINDREYIQKLRDSIEKNLIQPLLERKINESIASLIVKDSNIILKLIRNYITENLLTYNEKEKAKPKEENLSKIKRSVLASKFRNLAESLEKTIQFKENPSIANMRATRRRANIASSMNDDAKRLRKTQSALLGMASALELNQLPPYLETVKSKKDIESILNEYRYIQYQTMEVNPKGVPKGSSKLEVRFSKLYQSDVYQNKDDPKVRGNGSVYNVSLEWAKDNKIVSPELFIQAKKFIKQKGEDNNDDIRTDSFENAERIKKLLEFTKQINNCLYVKPATPKTKNRVKIDGKEYEVYFKGKTYMVYNENAYNLLRLGFRSVNEVEKAGKFLTDLINQKGENPEKEKKQKIRELERELIGRKIPGFFPTPRSLGEQVIEEANIEPGMSVLEPSAGKGDLADQIKESKGIDPDTIEMNSSLRDILREKNHNLVGSNFLEFKDKMYDRIVMNPPFENGQDIEHIRHAYDLLNPGGRLVAIVSEGPFYRSDSKARSFRDWISEKDGMSEQLPENSFSGKDSFRQTSVRTRMVVIDKPLISQALSDAMKGNKNSEGTHNVENSIVDTELISKEIKNPVTEEVLAAKEELARQKIADNSLLISALPNGTKVTVNEENQETIVSNSKLIDGELFYELSNGKTVSSESVKIPPILDQIGIEKKIESVTPENRSQVRKSINGTSKTEEEATREIETEKVNFIPGTINHWVIINDNIEKRVIQDYTLAPNEKVIFYNEKTILERERPTYIPSVNLKEFELYKYSFPKIKVDEDNFLVQLAISKGNFENGRYIGKGEPHYVLMNVDSLVATENYYRNLLKAQLKKKNEELGLKKRIILKELSSNRMSSEQYNLISYHLFGNRVSKYDTEKNKKIWDYYNDLRETLGYKSVDVKRRTNDRIEQSTYIKGRDTSYGDSGVVQDLLKDFGVLVKRQNGDNITLPEINQVRQALSDVFEIFGDRSEMTRKFGLKISHSGHVLMHASSYPGLFYPSYKAIGVSFKGDVFFGGLTLSHEYAHFMDFYLGRQRNQSFASEKLGSLENNIASIFRKGMRDKRSSEYYSRSCECFARAFEMYFYESKYKNEEFDEKYNPEWSYFKTKVRPLVEQFFEENKEYLKSDISSIVFNKKRNRDIVKVA